One region of Natronobacterium texcoconense genomic DNA includes:
- a CDS encoding PrsW family intramembrane metalloprotease, whose protein sequence is MSDDGDTDGSDREASGETVSRTIRSLLDSLARTGRVARWEISRSTGTVDRKTVFVVVAMLIAVGVVGLSVADEGLGLEDEIYVVGVDETDPYHDVAVASDRFRTVPAPEGGLEGVYYVDDPGVDLVIERGEIGHVGENGPAAYDAFRNAVERYNEGLMAQENDEAAAYPVRVSIDYEDRSYEGAIAPPGEGTDGPTRDDETETDRVTSVDGETSPDDETAAPDDGTSGDGESAGDDETESDDGIDLRSDADGTDEQTTTEIPEFDDLDDEAGYGSPSTLSPPFPFQSLILAFLFIVPMNFVIQAYGSTIMDERIKRRGELLLVSPASSREIVAGKTLPYLIGLVGIVVAITVAIRGGVLSVAATVPIALLFLAATFAGAMFARSFKELTFVTVTISVVLTTYAFIPAIFTDVTPIALISPLTLVVMDLQGESPTLAAYLVSTGPAYLTAGVFFLLGLGTYREEDMFAQKPVPTKAIDAIATRVKGKRSIPALTVVFVPFVFAAQLLAIALLFAAPATIAIPIIVLFAAAVEELAKSIHVYAGFSRSRLESTVGMAVVLGVLSGAAFFLAEKVTQIVQLVGLHEFDSAIAAFGPEIAGADAAGGPLVYAGILLAPLVLHAVTATVSAVGATRGRTSYVIAVTAATVVHAGYNIGVILLVA, encoded by the coding sequence GTGAGCGACGACGGCGATACCGACGGCTCCGACCGGGAGGCGAGCGGCGAGACCGTCTCGAGAACCATCCGCAGTCTTCTCGACTCTCTCGCGAGAACCGGCCGCGTCGCTCGCTGGGAGATCTCGCGTAGCACCGGTACCGTCGACCGGAAGACCGTCTTCGTGGTGGTCGCGATGCTGATCGCGGTCGGCGTCGTCGGCCTCTCGGTCGCCGACGAGGGACTCGGTCTCGAGGACGAGATTTACGTCGTCGGCGTCGACGAAACCGATCCCTACCACGACGTCGCAGTCGCGAGCGATCGGTTCCGGACAGTTCCGGCCCCCGAGGGCGGACTTGAGGGCGTCTACTACGTCGACGATCCGGGCGTCGACCTCGTGATCGAGCGCGGGGAAATCGGCCACGTCGGGGAGAACGGACCGGCCGCCTACGATGCGTTCCGCAACGCCGTCGAACGCTACAACGAGGGCCTGATGGCCCAGGAGAACGACGAGGCGGCCGCCTATCCGGTACGGGTCTCGATCGACTACGAGGACCGGAGCTACGAAGGGGCGATCGCACCGCCCGGCGAAGGGACGGACGGGCCGACTCGAGACGACGAGACGGAGACCGACCGGGTTACGTCGGTAGACGGTGAGACGTCTCCGGACGACGAAACGGCAGCTCCGGACGACGGCACGTCTGGGGACGGCGAATCAGCCGGAGACGACGAGACCGAATCGGACGATGGCATCGACCTCCGGAGCGATGCCGACGGCACTGACGAACAGACCACTACCGAGATCCCCGAGTTCGACGATCTGGACGACGAGGCGGGCTATGGATCGCCGAGTACGCTCTCGCCGCCGTTTCCCTTCCAGTCGCTCATCCTCGCGTTCCTGTTTATCGTACCGATGAACTTCGTCATCCAGGCCTACGGGAGCACGATCATGGACGAGCGAATCAAGCGGCGGGGCGAACTCCTGCTGGTCTCGCCGGCCTCGAGCCGTGAAATCGTCGCGGGCAAGACCCTGCCGTACCTGATCGGACTCGTCGGTATCGTCGTCGCGATTACGGTCGCGATCCGCGGCGGCGTGCTTTCGGTAGCGGCGACCGTTCCCATCGCGTTGCTGTTTCTCGCGGCTACGTTCGCGGGCGCGATGTTCGCCCGCTCGTTCAAGGAACTGACCTTCGTCACCGTTACGATCAGCGTCGTCCTGACGACCTACGCGTTCATTCCGGCGATCTTTACCGACGTAACGCCGATCGCGCTGATTTCGCCGCTGACGCTCGTCGTGATGGACCTCCAGGGCGAGAGTCCGACGCTCGCCGCGTACCTGGTCTCGACCGGCCCCGCCTATCTCACCGCAGGCGTCTTCTTCCTGCTCGGTCTCGGGACCTACCGCGAAGAGGATATGTTCGCCCAGAAGCCCGTGCCGACGAAGGCGATCGACGCGATCGCGACTCGAGTCAAGGGCAAACGGAGCATTCCCGCCCTCACGGTCGTCTTCGTCCCCTTCGTCTTCGCCGCACAGTTGCTCGCGATCGCATTACTGTTCGCCGCACCAGCGACGATAGCGATTCCGATCATCGTCCTCTTCGCGGCGGCCGTCGAGGAACTGGCCAAGAGCATCCACGTCTACGCCGGGTTCAGTCGGAGCCGACTCGAGTCGACGGTCGGCATGGCCGTCGTCCTCGGGGTGCTTTCGGGAGCCGCGTTCTTCCTCGCGGAGAAAGTGACCCAGATCGTCCAGCTGGTCGGTCTCCACGAGTTCGACAGCGCGATCGCGGCGTTCGGCCCCGAAATCGCGGGCGCAGACGCTGCAGGCGGCCCGCTCGTCTACGCCGGCATCCTGCTCGCGCCGCTCGTTCTCCACGCGGTGACGGCGACCGTCTCCGCTGTCGGCGCGACGCGTGGTCGAACCAGCTACGTGATCGCAGTTACCGCCGCGACAGTCGTCCATGCCGGCTACAACATCGGGGTGATCCTCCTTGTCGCGTGA
- a CDS encoding ABC transporter permease, whose protein sequence is MSRERDSSRELSFDADEREPRGPNPPKPTEESGRASRFGPRWAVARRELQSLRSEKTIILAIAIQLFIAAFSSFLVVGFVSMYDPDGLGGYEIDVAVTGDDREALEAAATQRDGLSTVYYDDPDAAHAAFDGGDVAAVLETARTDHDQLVVDVTAPEEGIETTLLVVQLRDTLEAVEHAERVGNVDRLDSAPISVPAEVDASPYVDFTYTILVPLLLFLPAFISGSIVVDSLSEERERGTLELLRVTPLSLTDIVDAKLVATAAIAPVQAVAWLALLAVNGTTVARPGVLIALVAALSLLVVGVGTVVALVAPDRRQAQLLYSVAIVGALVVATVLPEHPANTVAKFALGSATATSWLLVGLYCLLGVVAVFAVRATVGRVDPAEL, encoded by the coding sequence TTGTCGCGTGAGCGTGATTCGTCTCGAGAGCTGTCGTTCGACGCCGACGAGCGAGAGCCACGAGGCCCGAACCCGCCGAAACCGACGGAGGAAAGCGGGCGAGCGTCGCGGTTCGGCCCCCGCTGGGCCGTCGCCCGCCGCGAACTCCAGTCGCTTCGGTCGGAGAAGACGATCATCCTCGCGATCGCCATCCAGCTGTTTATCGCGGCCTTCTCCTCGTTTCTGGTCGTCGGCTTCGTCTCCATGTACGACCCCGACGGACTCGGCGGCTACGAGATCGACGTCGCGGTCACCGGCGACGACCGCGAGGCACTCGAGGCCGCGGCGACCCAGCGCGACGGTCTGTCGACGGTCTACTACGACGATCCCGACGCCGCCCACGCTGCCTTCGACGGGGGTGACGTGGCGGCCGTCCTCGAGACGGCCAGAACCGACCACGACCAACTCGTGGTCGACGTGACCGCGCCCGAGGAAGGGATCGAGACCACGCTGCTGGTCGTCCAGCTTCGGGACACCCTCGAGGCGGTCGAACACGCCGAACGCGTCGGCAACGTCGATCGTCTCGACTCGGCGCCGATTTCGGTGCCGGCGGAGGTCGACGCGAGTCCGTACGTCGACTTCACCTACACGATCCTGGTGCCGCTGTTGCTGTTCCTGCCGGCGTTCATCAGCGGCTCGATCGTCGTCGACTCGCTGTCCGAGGAACGCGAGCGCGGAACGCTCGAGTTGCTCCGCGTGACGCCGCTGTCGCTTACCGATATCGTCGACGCGAAACTCGTCGCGACGGCCGCGATCGCGCCCGTCCAGGCGGTCGCCTGGCTCGCCCTGCTCGCGGTCAACGGGACGACCGTCGCCCGGCCGGGCGTGCTAATCGCTCTGGTCGCGGCGCTATCGTTGCTTGTCGTCGGCGTCGGGACGGTCGTCGCGCTCGTCGCCCCCGACAGACGGCAGGCACAGCTGCTGTACTCGGTGGCGATCGTCGGCGCGCTCGTGGTCGCGACGGTGCTTCCCGAACATCCGGCGAATACGGTGGCGAAGTTCGCACTGGGAAGTGCGACGGCGACGAG
- a CDS encoding ABC transporter ATP-binding protein encodes MAILEVDDLRKEYGGFTAVEGSSFSIDRGEVFGVVGPNGAGKTTTLKMLAGLVEPTDGAAVVAGHTPGERAMQRKLGFLPEESPLYEEMTATDYLEFFADLYDVPEDVASERIESSLDRLDLEHRDRQIGNMSKGMKRKVAIARALINDPEVLIFDEPASGLDPLTTNHVIEFTEELSEEGKTIVFSAHNLFHVESVCDRVVIMNDGRIVARGSVEEIRDDHGGTEYHVYATVDASDALEDVPSEPVDDEVRHVVEDMDAVETIREAVEESGGTLTDIQTKSPSLEEIFLEVASGKEEDAERRQDSQDPDGETREQVVDT; translated from the coding sequence ATGGCGATACTCGAAGTGGACGACCTCCGAAAAGAGTACGGTGGCTTCACCGCGGTCGAGGGCAGTAGCTTCTCGATCGACCGCGGCGAGGTGTTCGGCGTCGTCGGCCCCAACGGTGCGGGCAAGACGACGACGCTGAAGATGCTCGCCGGACTCGTCGAACCGACCGACGGCGCGGCCGTCGTCGCCGGCCACACCCCCGGCGAACGAGCGATGCAGCGAAAACTCGGCTTCCTCCCCGAGGAGTCCCCGCTGTACGAGGAGATGACTGCGACCGACTATCTCGAGTTCTTCGCCGACCTCTACGACGTACCGGAAGACGTCGCCAGCGAACGCATCGAGTCCTCGCTTGATCGACTGGACCTGGAGCACCGCGACCGCCAGATCGGGAACATGTCGAAGGGGATGAAACGGAAGGTCGCAATCGCTCGCGCTCTGATCAACGACCCCGAGGTACTGATCTTCGACGAACCCGCATCCGGACTCGATCCGCTGACGACCAACCACGTCATCGAGTTCACCGAGGAGTTGAGCGAGGAAGGAAAAACGATCGTCTTCAGCGCGCACAACCTCTTTCACGTCGAAAGCGTCTGCGACCGGGTCGTTATCATGAACGACGGTCGGATCGTCGCTCGCGGCAGCGTCGAGGAGATTCGCGACGACCACGGCGGCACCGAGTATCACGTCTACGCCACGGTCGACGCGAGCGACGCCCTCGAGGACGTCCCGAGCGAACCCGTCGACGACGAGGTCCGTCACGTCGTCGAGGACATGGACGCGGTCGAGACGATCCGCGAGGCCGTCGAGGAAAGCGGAGGGACACTTACCGACATCCAGACGAAGTCGCCGAGCCTCGAAGAGATCTTCCTCGAGGTGGCAAGCGGCAAGGAGGAAGACGCCGAACGACGGCAGGACAGCCAGGATCCCGACGGCGAGACGCGCGAACAGGTGGTCGATACGTGA